In Gadus chalcogrammus isolate NIFS_2021 chromosome 13, NIFS_Gcha_1.0, whole genome shotgun sequence, the genomic stretch AAATTAAACGTTATCTTACGCTGTAAAAGCCTATTGAcgtttgatatttttttttttttatgaattcaATGCACTTTCaaacctttctctttctctcagttTTCAGGGACGGAAAACTCTCATAAGCGTGTATCGAGCCGCTCCAATCCTGGATTTCTTGAGCGCCTGGGGGAAACGGCGGGGGGGACGGTGCTGGGAGTCGGCCTGTTCTTTGCATCTTTTTACGTTCTCTTTACCAATGAGGTAAGAGAATCCAACATGAAACAACGGAAGCCAGTCTTGTGATATACAGAAGAAAacccttttttaaatgtaaattataAATTCTCTACCCAGGGAAGGGCGCTAAAGACCGCATCTTCACTGGACGAAGGTCTTTCTCTGGTGGTGTCCCTGAACCCGTTCTCTAATGTTGACTACCAGAATAACGACAACTTGGTTCACCTCTCCGCCAAATTACGGACCTTGCAGGTACGTCTCATTTAAGGGCCAGTCATCTTGGCTCTTTTGCTTTTGAGCCATTAATCCATCACTGACATTTTTTATGTAtcttaattttatttatttttaggttTCTATCACATTATAATTATAACGGTGGTAATGATGATGAAAATAACAATTGGTGAGTATGCTCTATTCATGCTTTGTCCAGCCCTTGCATGACCCAAACTACAGAGTGGTGGTGCAGGCGGTGCAGCTGAAGAGACAGGTGGAGATGTATCAGTGGGTGGAGTCCCATGACAGCAGGTTTGTCAGGTTTCATCCTACTACCAGGTCACAGGCCTACAACCAGGGTTTGAGCCGGGAAAGAAAACCCGTCAGGTTCAACACTGAATTAAATGTCCCGTTCTCTGGTGATTATTTTCAGGGACTACCAAGAGAATGGAGAGACCAAAACAGAGACAACATACAACTacagtgagtgtgtttatgctGACAGCTGGGACTCGTTCACGATACTGATACAAGCCGACACAATAAGGGTCTACTTCACTTGTAACACAAACATGGTTGTTGCACTCCTGCTGTGTCCAGTGACCGTCTTCTCTCTTTTCATATGTTTTCAAAAGAAGCATAAATTGCTGCTGCATACATTTTTGTATTCGGCAATGAGCCACAATATGCCTAACTTCCTTTGGGGATCCATGTTTTTAACTAGCATTACTCCTCTCCTCAGATACAGAATGGAAATCTGAGTTGATCAACAGCAGGCACTTCGATAAGGAAATAGGTCATGAGAACCCAAGGTACTTCAATTATTTTGAATTGCCGAAAGTTTCATTCAATCTTGAAAATGTATGATTCatatctgtttgtttttctacTTTGCTACAGTGCCATGGCGGTTGAAAGTGTGACTGTAGTGGCTCCTGAAGTCAGGGTTGGCCCATTTCTTCTGTCTAAAGGTAACCCTCTAAAGTACAGACTGAAGCCCTGTGTACCATCACGCTTTATAACTAGTACTATGTCATAGCCTATGCACTTTCTACTCCAAAGGACTTGTGGAGCAAATCAATAACTTCCAGACTCTGCGGCTGAAAGAT encodes the following:
- the LOC130402148 gene encoding transmembrane protein 43, whose product is MSSTPPFSGTENSHKRVSSRSNPGFLERLGETAGGTVLGVGLFFASFYVLFTNEGRALKTASSLDEGLSLVVSLNPFSNVDYQNNDNLVHLSAKLRTLQPLHDPNYRVVVQAVQLKRQVEMYQWVESHDSRDYQENGETKTETTYNYNTEWKSELINSRHFDKEIGHENPSAMAVESVTVVAPEVRVGPFLLSKGLVEQINNFQTLRLKDFPPFEPGSFLTIYEDYFYHTPYPRRPEVGDVRVSFSYAGLSGEGFYPAPAETVSVVAMQSGENLKSYKTGSGDRLEFLYLEELSAQEVFEKEHQSNAMRTWGLRFAGWALMFLGISLTTRILYTLVDWLPVVRELVSLGLKLFAFCISCSLSLLVIASGWLFYRPLVALGLVAVALLPVLIGRARAPAKKNQ